Part of the Pseudomonas sp. M30-35 genome is shown below.
GGAATTTATAACTGACCTGTTTTTCAGGTTATAAGGATATTCAGACCTGTTCTAGCTTATCTGTACTGGTGGCCAGGTTTGGCTAAGGAGTACAGCTATACGCCTTGACCTTCACCGCTCAGCGCTGCTGGCTCAGCAGGTTTCGAGGGTGGGCAGATCTTTGTCTAGTCAGGCAAATGCGCATGCCACGCTAAAAGTTAGCGGGTAGCTGTAATGGCTCGGCTTTGTCAGCGTCTTTATTTGCAGGTGCCCGATGTGTTCCCGGCTGGATCGACTGCCAAGTGCACTCAGGCAAGGTAAGAAAAGCAAATTAAGGAACAGTCGTGAATACTATCGCTAAGTTTACTGGCGCTGCTTTAATCGCGTCGTGTACTGCGCTATCGGTGCAGGCTGATGACAAGTTTTCAACGCAGGTTGACGCCACGGGCACAATTAGCCTGCCTAAGGATTTTCGCGCAACGATGTCGCATCTGGGTTCTTGGTTTGTGCCTAGCGGCGAAGCCAGTGGCTTTCATGATGTTTATCTGGATTCAGACGCCGTCACCGCTTTTCGTAAGACCGGCAAATTCCCGGATGGCGCGGTTATGGTCAAAGAGTTGCGTCACGCCAACGTGGGCAATTACACCACCGGTGCAGGCGTTAACCACGCGGGCGATATCAAGCAAACCTTCGTCATGGTCAAAGACAGTACCAACCGCTTTGCCGGGAAAAATCCTGCGTGGGGCGACGGCTGGGGTTGGGCGCTGTTTAAACCTGACAGTGCGGGTAAGAGCGTGGTTACCGATTACAGGGTTGACTGCTTAGGCTGCCACGCACCGGCCAAAGCTAAAGACTGGATATACACTGAAGGCTATCCAACGTTGAGTGCTAAATAAGCCTTTGATGGACTGCGGCTAACGGCCAGCAGGCGCAATTAAAAAGGCCCAGCTTGAAACCAAGCTGGGCCTGTTTATGCCTCTGAATAAGCCTTTAGTGCTTACTCAACTGCCTTGACCATGTCTTCAATGACTTTCTTGGCATCGCCAAATACCATCATGGTTTTGTCGAGATAGAACAGTTCATTGTCGAGACCGGCATAGCCGCTGGCCATCGAGCGCTTGTTGACGATGACGGTCTTGGCTTTGTAAGCCTCAAGAATCGGCATGCCCGCAATCGGCGACTTTGGATCGTTCTTGGCCGCAGGGTTGACCACGTCGTTGGCGCCCAGCACCAATACCACGTCGGTCTGGCCGAACTCGGAGTTGATGTCTTCCATTTCGAACACTTGCTCGTAAGGCACTTCTGCCTCAGCCAGCAATACGTTCATGTGCCCAGGCATACGACCGGCAACCGGGTGGATTGCGTACTTAACGGTGACGCCGCGATGGGTCAGCTTTTCAGCCAGTTCCATCAGCGCATGTTGCGCGCGGGCAACTGCCAGGCCGTAACCCGGCACGATCACAACGGTGTCGGCGTTGGTCAGCAAGAAGGCGGCATCGTCGCTTGAGCCTGACTTAACCGGCCGCTGTTCTTTGCTGCCAGTTGCAGGGCCCGCGTCCGCTTCGGCGCCGAAGCCACCGAGGATCACGTTGAAGAACGAGCGGTTCATTGCCTTACACATGATGTAAGACAGAATCGCGCCGCTTGAGCCGACCAGGGAACCGGCAATAATCAGCATCGAGTTGTTCAGCGAGAAACCGATACCGGCTGCCGCCCAACCTGAATAGCTATTGAGCATCGACACCACAACTGGCATGTCTGCACCGCCAATCGGGATGATGATCAATACGCCGATGATGAACGCCAGAATCAGCAGCAGAACGAAAGCAGTCAAGCTGCCGGTAAAGGTGAAGTACAGGCCCAACACCAGGATTGCGATGCCAACAATAAGGTTGATCTTGTGCTGGCCGCTGAACGATACCGGTGCGCCTTGGAACAGGCGGAACTTGTACTTGCCTGACAGCTTGCCGAAGGCGATCACCGAGCCCGAGAAGGTCACGGCGCCAATGGCTGCACCGAGGAACAACTCCAGGCGGTTGCCAGCAGGAATGGCGTCGCCCAATGCCGCAACAATACCCAGTGATTGCGGTTCGACTACTGCCGCAATGGCAATGAACACTGCAGCCAGACCAATCATGCTGTGCATGAAGGCAACCAGCTCAGGCATCTTGGTCATTTCAACGCGCTTGGCCATGATCGAGCCGGCCGTGCCGCCCACCAGTAAGCCGAGGATCACGTAGCCAATGCCGGGTGAGTCAGCTTCGGCGCTGAGCTTATACATCAGGCCAACGGTGGTGATGACAGCCAGACCCATACCGATCATGCCGAACAGATTGCCGCGGCGTGAGGTGGTCGGATGTGACAGGCCTTTAAGTGCCTGAATGAAACAGACCGAGGCGATCAAGTAGAGAACAGTGATTAAATTCATGCTCATGATCAGTGCTTCTCCGTCGGCGCGGCAGCTTTAGGCGCCTTCTTCTTGAACATTTCGAGCATGCGTCGGGTGACTAAAAAGCCGCCGAATACATTCACCGCCGCCAAGGCGACGGCCATCGTGCCCATAAACTTGCCAAACGGGGTTACGGTCAATGCGGCAGCCAGCATGGCGCCGACAATTACGATTGCCGAAATAGCGTTGGTCACGGCCATCAACGGCGTGTGCAGCGCCGGGGTGACGTTCCAGACCACGTGGTAGCCGACATAAATAGCCAGCACAAAGATGATCAGGTTGTAGATACCGTCGGAAATTTCCATGTCTCTACTCCTTTAGCCGTTGCTGCGTACGATCTCACCGTCGCGGCACATCAGGCATGCGGCGACGATATCGTCTTCGAGGTTGACGTTGAACTGGCCGTCCTTGTCGAGGACCAGTTTGAGGAAGTCGAGCAGGTTGCGGGCATACAGTGCCGAGGCATCCGCGGGTACCAATGCCGCCAGGTTGCTATGGCCGACGATAGTCACGCCGTGCTTGACCACCACTTGCTCAGCTTCGGTCAGCGGGCAGTTGCCACCCTGAGCTGCTGCGAGGTCGATGATCACCGAGCCCGGTTTCATCTCTTGTACGGTCGCTTCATGCAGCAAGGTGGGTGCCTTGCGGCCTGGAATCAGTGCTGTGGTAATTACGATGTCGGCCTGCTTGGCGCGCTCGTGTACCGCTTTTGCCTGACGCTCCATCCACGAGGCTGGCATTGGTCGGGCGTAACCGCCAACACCTTGTGCAGCATCGCGCTCTTCATCGGTTTCGAACGGCACATCCACGAACTTGCCGCCCAGCGACTCGATTTGCTCTTTAACTGCAGGGCGCACATCCGATGCTTCAATCACCGCACCCAGGCGCTTGGCTGTTGCGATGGCCTGCAAGCCCGCAACACCTGCGCCGAGAACGAGAATCCGCGCAGCCTTAACGGTACCGGCAGCGGTCATCAGCATCGGCATAAAGCGTGGGTAATGATGGGCGGCCAGCAACACGGCTTTATAACCGGCAATGTTGGCTTGTGATGAAAGCACATCGAGGCTTTGCGCGCGTGAGGTGCGCGGCGCCG
Proteins encoded:
- a CDS encoding NAD(P)(+) transhydrogenase (Re/Si-specific) subunit beta; this translates as MSMNLITVLYLIASVCFIQALKGLSHPTTSRRGNLFGMIGMGLAVITTVGLMYKLSAEADSPGIGYVILGLLVGGTAGSIMAKRVEMTKMPELVAFMHSMIGLAAVFIAIAAVVEPQSLGIVAALGDAIPAGNRLELFLGAAIGAVTFSGSVIAFGKLSGKYKFRLFQGAPVSFSGQHKINLIVGIAILVLGLYFTFTGSLTAFVLLLILAFIIGVLIIIPIGGADMPVVVSMLNSYSGWAAAGIGFSLNNSMLIIAGSLVGSSGAILSYIMCKAMNRSFFNVILGGFGAEADAGPATGSKEQRPVKSGSSDDAAFLLTNADTVVIVPGYGLAVARAQHALMELAEKLTHRGVTVKYAIHPVAGRMPGHMNVLLAEAEVPYEQVFEMEDINSEFGQTDVVLVLGANDVVNPAAKNDPKSPIAGMPILEAYKAKTVIVNKRSMASGYAGLDNELFYLDKTMMVFGDAKKVIEDMVKAVE
- a CDS encoding cytochrome P460 family protein, giving the protein MNTIAKFTGAALIASCTALSVQADDKFSTQVDATGTISLPKDFRATMSHLGSWFVPSGEASGFHDVYLDSDAVTAFRKTGKFPDGAVMVKELRHANVGNYTTGAGVNHAGDIKQTFVMVKDSTNRFAGKNPAWGDGWGWALFKPDSAGKSVVTDYRVDCLGCHAPAKAKDWIYTEGYPTLSAK
- a CDS encoding Re/Si-specific NAD(P)(+) transhydrogenase subunit alpha; the encoded protein is MHIGVPLETHAGETRVAATPETIKKLIGQGHQVTVQSGAGISASVTDSAYEAAGATIGSDSDAFGAELVLKVVAPSEAELALMKSGAVLVGMLNPFSNETIALINARGITAFALEAAPRTSRAQSLDVLSSQANIAGYKAVLLAAHHYPRFMPMLMTAAGTVKAARILVLGAGVAGLQAIATAKRLGAVIEASDVRPAVKEQIESLGGKFVDVPFETDEERDAAQGVGGYARPMPASWMERQAKAVHERAKQADIVITTALIPGRKAPTLLHEATVQEMKPGSVIIDLAAAQGGNCPLTEAEQVVVKHGVTIVGHSNLAALVPADASALYARNLLDFLKLVLDKDGQFNVNLEDDIVAACLMCRDGEIVRSNG
- a CDS encoding NAD(P) transhydrogenase subunit alpha, with protein sequence MEISDGIYNLIIFVLAIYVGYHVVWNVTPALHTPLMAVTNAISAIVIVGAMLAAALTVTPFGKFMGTMAVALAAVNVFGGFLVTRRMLEMFKKKAPKAAAPTEKH